CAGTACCATgatttgtttcattatttgtttctttctagaaATTCAAAGACTTCATTGATGGGTGTGGGTGTGGTTATGGAAGATTAATCCAATACCTACAGTGAAGGATTTTCAGGTGGTTACACTATCATTATTTCTGTTCTATAAACAAAGAAATTGCAACATGGAAAAGTTTTACAAGTGTACTGATTTCTAATTAAGCATTGATTCTCTTCATTCCATTCCAaaagtgtttattgagcatttcttTTATGTTAGGCCTTATGCTTGATACTAgggagattaaaaaatttttgcttCTTCATCCTTGTCCATTCATTTATCTGTCCATCTAACAAACCCTTGTTGAGTGCCCACAAGTCAGGCCTTGAGGATGCAAAGATGATTAAGAGTGGATCCTTGTCCTTCAGCAGAACATCATCTACAGAGGGGAGGAAGACAAGTCAGTAACTCATGCTATATAGTACAGAATGTTCAGATGTTCACAAGGCATAATGGAGCCTTATTTATGATCTGAGATGTGGACAAAGAGAAAGACTTTTCAGAGACCATAATTGAGATGGGCCTTGAAAGATGGGTGGAAGATTCCTTCCGGTGGAGAATGGGGGCAGAGAGGAATGCCAGGTAGAGAATGGCATGAACTAAAGAAGTGTAACTTTGTGGCCTTTCCTGGATCTGATTTTTGATAACCTGCCATCATTGAGCATTCAGTCCTGGTCTGTCTTTAGAGAAGTGAATGGCACCCTTCTTTGAACTCTGTTAGCCCTTCTGAAACTTTCAAAACAGTGGCTTGCCATAGAATTTGCAACACCTCTGTCTTCTCATCCACAAAGCCAATACCACAGTGAATGTTAAACAATATTAaggtttgtgttttaaattttctatcacatgtttatttttagttcGATGTTGACACAGCCTGATTTCTTTCAGGTCTCAGAACTTATGTGGACTTTGATGGTAGCCATAAGACATTATTTAGCATTTTGCCACTAAAGTTATAGTATCTGATGAGGGGACTGTTGTCATGTGGCTTCAGTGTAAATGGTCAGGAACTGCTCACCCGGAGCATTGTGACCATCAAATGGTCCACCGTAAAGCACATTTGCCATTTCTAGAACGATGGCCTTGTGGTAAATAGTTTAAATCCTTTAgctgtgaaaataaatgtgttcaaaCTGTAGTCAGTGCTGGGTGGCAGATTGTTTTCTtcctactttattcttttctagcCTTCCAAGTGTTCTACCGTTGGCAGTTTGTTTCTTTAGTAATAGGGGGAAATtaaggaaaagaggaagtaaTGGCCTTTACCTGGATTTAGTAACTAACCTTGGTGCCCATGAAACCTAGCAGCTTCGTTTCTTGTTCTCACCTCTAAGATATCTTTGAGAACACTTTCCTTATTACACTGAAGGGAGCTATTTGGGGCTCAGGTCCTGCTCAGCCCACAAGCCCCCTAGCAGCTTGCCAGCTGGTTTCTTAGGCTGGCCTCTCTCCAGCTCATAAGCCAGGATACTTTGACTATTTCGTTCTCCCTCAGTCTTTGAGGGACCACTCCTCCAGGCTTCCCTGCAGAGCCCCACAGAAGATGCCTGCGGCCAGCGTCTAGGGGTTCAGGGTTGAAGAACAGCCTTTTCCATCTATCAGAGCCATCACCAGGGTGTACATCAGGACAGTTTGTGGGTAAGCTGTAAGGTGCTGTGCTCCTGACTCTCCAGTGTCCATGTGGGTATGAACCCATGTGTCTTGGCAGTAAATTCTCCTTAGCTTCTCATCTTCCTTCCCCAACTCTcccattttccattatttttccctcttctgccccCTTCAATTTTCCTGGGACAGCATCCCTGTGGTTAAGACCTTGAACTTTGGAGTTGGATTATATACTGGCAcacttcagtttcttcctctgtacaatgggcaggtgggagggggaaTAATGGTACTTACTTCCTATGGTCATTGTTAGAGTTAAAAGAAGCAAAGCATTTAGGGTAATACCTGGtacacaaaaaaatcacaaatagttattaactgttttattattattccctctgcccttctctatCTGAGTCAATTGTGTGAAATTTGTATCAAGAAATATGGGCAGTGAATTACAAAATTGACTTggtttttgtgtatgtatataactGTTTTTGTTAATTTCCAAATTTAATCACTTATgggtagaaaaaatatataccagcAATAAAGTTTCTAAACAGTTCtaatgtgttgttgttgttgttgttttctgttgtaGTCACAAACATAACAATGGTCAGCCCATTTGGTTTACCTTGGGCATCTTGGAGGCTCTCAAAGGTTGGGACCAGGGCCTGAAGGGAATGTGTgtaggagagaagagaaagctcaccattcctcctgccctgggctatggaaaagaaggaaaaggtaatAACAATTCTCCTTTATACTATAGCATTGGAGTTCTTCTCTGGATTAGAAGACCAAAATCAAAGTAACTACTatatggggtttttttcccccctaaaagtAAGTAGAGGATGTGTATTTTTTTTGGAAGTGTGATTGTGTCTTGATTATCATTTGAAATGGTCAAATTAAAGCCATTATATCTTAATAGTCAATTGAGTTAATGATAAAAAGTTCTGGAACCTTCAACTCTATCATTAACAATTAACCACCATATTAACCCAAAgaatggtttgtttgttttttaaaattatggcaCAGTACCCATAACGTAATGTTTactcttttaaccattttttaagtgtacaggtcAGTGACACTATGAACATTCACATGGTTGTATAAGCATCACCACTATCCacttccaaaactttttcattcTCTCCAGCTGAAACTCATCAACTTATTTTGACAATGCAAAAAGAAAGATTATTCAACAGACATGTTTTGATGAGTTGAACATGTAAAATGTAGATGGTTAAGGTATTGAATGAGGGTTAGATGTGGACTGCTGGTGACTTACAACTGAAGTTTTATACAACaaaggttttttgggttttttttgaagttgttttCACTCTTGTTTTAAAGttgttttgtaactttttaaacattcatttataaaaactaATGGAGTacgggagcacctgggtggctcagtgggttaagcctctgcctttggctcaggtcatgatctcagggtcctgggattgagccttgcatcaggctctctgctcagtggagagcctgcttccctctctctctctctttctacctgcctctctgcctacttctgatatctctctctctctgtcaaataaataaaatcttttaaaaaaaaagaaaatgaatggagTGACATAGAATgagtttaataaaacagaaacaaatgggCTAGCTTATTCCAGGAGATTTTGTGATAGTTTGTTGCCGGGCAGGCATGCACGCTCATGGTTGGTGTGGGAAGCCGTGCGGCTTTCCAAAAGGCTATTTACAAGAGGCCAGACGATGTTTTCTGTATAGGATATGCACATGTCCCGTATTTcctctctagtttttttttttttttatttgacaaacagagataggcagagaggtttggcagaacttccttttttttctttttaagatttttttttttaatttatttatcctaTCTAGTTtaacctaaggaaataatcaggtGTCAGGAGAAAGATTCATGAACAGTGATGTCCAGTACTACATTGTTTCTAATAGCAAAAATACCTGGAAACAACTTCAGTGGATAATGGGAAGGCTTTAGCTAAATAAAATAGGGCCCAGctatttaaaaatggcatttcaaagattaaaatatatatatatatccaagtGTGTatgatataatgttatatgtaaaaGTGGAAAGTAAAGCTATAGTATATGCAAGAGTAAGTATTAGGAaaaagtatatacacatatacagtgaatcacaaggaaataattaagaatggTGACAGTGGATGTCTgggaattatttttgtttctggttcTGTTTCTTCCAAATTGCCTACAATGggaatgtattatatataatgaagggaaaaaaatgtttttaatgatttttatttatttatttgaaagatcagaagtagtcagagaggcaggcagagagagagagaggaggaagcaggctccctgctgagcagtgagcccgatgtggggctcgatcccaggaccctgagaccatgacctgagccaaaggcaaaggctttaacccactgagccacccaggcgccccaggaaaaaaaatttttttaaaggacttatctgttttagggagagagagagtacacatgcatgaatgagtagggggaggggcagagggagagaatctcaagcagactgccggCGGAGCATGGAGCCCTGCCCAGGAGTTGATCTCATgccccaggagatcatgacctgagccaaaaccaagaatgagACTCTTagtggactgaaccacccaggtgcccacccccaccccccaaataatATTGAGCAGTCATCAGATCCAAACAGGGAACCACTCTAATTCTATAGAATCAGATTTTATAGAATCACTGTGATTCTACAGACTGCACAGTATCCTTAGGTCTAAGCTTAACCATTCACAAAGTGAGAATCCTAGCCCCAgtttcctgagaagaaagtaaGTGCCATCTGTGAAGCATTGTATGTTCTAAAATGGAACTTGCTATATAAATCTTATGCACAGAATGGGATTTACTAACCAAAttcaattcttattttaataatctctttagagaagaaaatcaaatacCTAGAAAATGTTTCTCTGATGTTCAGATGTATTCTATTACCTTCCCGCTGTATCTTTATTGTCTCACCTTTAATGTAGAGGTAGTATTAGTCCATTATTCTTCCTCCATACTGTCTTTAACTCAGTTTTACTTTATAACAGGTAGAGATCTAAATTTGAGTCATTTCCTCCAAACTGAGAGCCGTGAAACTAACTGTGCTAATATGTTTTTAACACTAATTTTGTCGTCCTTTGGTACCATGTTTGCATGCCTCTGGAAAGACACCAGTTTTTTCAACGACCTAGTATATGCCCCTTCTCTGTCTAGATCTGGAATGGTAAGCTTGGGCACACAGTGTAAGTTTTGTTCTCTTTAATACTTAACAAACgatctttcataaaaatatgtggGATTTGGGTGGGTGAGTGGAGGggaattaagaaatatttgtaatgtTTACCCAGACCTGTATGTTAAATATAGCTGTAAGgaaataagttgaaaaaaattgtttgtatttcccagaaagttttttttttttttttaaaggtccctGGGAATTTAACaaagctcttttcatttttaaagatttttatctcccttctcagaaatctgttttaatttcttctctaatgaaatttcttcaaaatagGTATAATGTTCTATATCAGAGGGGATGTTGCCTAACTTTCTGAAATTGTTGAAactttctgtattgtttttaagCCTGTAGGAGAATTCTGtcttattaatatataatgacaGTTCACTATTTACCAAGTATTATGCTAAATATTTTGCATGGATTTATCTTCCTTCATCCTCCCGACAGATTctgcatttttcagatgaggaaataggcTTAAACCAGGGCCGGAGTAAGCTTTAATACCAGCTAGTGTGACACCAGTTCTCACTCAGCTAGATACTGCCTCCCAGTGGTCAAAATGGCAGGATGGTATATTCTAGGTCAGGACTTTTGATGACCCTCAAATTAGTAAATCACTTGTACTATAATTAACTCTGAATTATCTAAAGCCCTTTAAGTCATTCTTGCATGTAATAcgtaatatattaattatatttgaaacAATACCAGGCCACTGGGTATATCTGTAcgtatgtgtatgtttgtgtgcacAACACAATTTGTAATTGCAAAGTCAGAAACAGACTGCTTTTGATCTACTACTTTGGATTATTCCTTCTCTATTCTATTTACTTgagtaaaatataattataaaataatttatgtgtgATAATGTTAGGAAGGCTCTTCATTTAATTcaatcaaaagaatatttttcagtgTCATAAGTTTTCTGTCATAAAAACTCTGAGGttgtttaaataaaagttaaccTCCCTCTCTTCTCATGTCAGGTAAAATTCCCCCAGAGAGTACACTGATATTCAACATCGATCTCCTGGAGATTCGGAATGGACCAAGATCCCATGAGTCATTCCAAGAAATGGATCTTAATGATGACTGGAAACTCTCTAAAGCTGAGGTGATCTTTCCTTCGtcatattcctttctttctttgtttctttctttcttctcactttttaaaaaatatatttttaatgaaaatttatttttacttggataaaatatttacaagcttttaaaaaatactaatgctTTGAATGTTGgcgcttttttaaaaaataggaaatccttgtttttgtttgtttgtttggttggttggttggttttttccACCCTTTTCTGTGCATGTGGACATTTCAGGGATGACAGCTCCTCTGGTAAAGGGTCCAGGAAGCAATACAGTGGTTGGGGAGGGTTTGAATCAGGCAGACCCAGTGAGAGTCCCCGTTCCACCACTCAGAGCAACAACAGAATCACAGATCCCCCAAGTTACatttcctcacctgaaaatatttacttctaaCAGCTATTTATGGATTAAAGGCAATAATGTATAGGAAAGTACCTTCTTGCCTTCTTATTCTCGAAACAATACTGGGAAGTAGGGAGGATAGGAATAAGCCTCACTGAAAATCTGAAGACCGGAGTGCATAGGCATTAATGACTGACCCAGGGCTGTGCAGAGAAGGGGAAATCCTTGTTTTGGGGAGAAATATATTGAGACTTAGGAAACATCATTCATTCTTTTGCCCCCACCTGCCCTCATCCATACCATATTTAAGGTTCACTGTCTCTTGCCCTCACCCTGAGTTTTTGAAAGATCCATTTTGCTAAGACAATTCCCATTTTGGAATTGCTATATAAGAAACATAGATGTCATGAGAAATATCTCATGTTGATGGTTTCTGTTTAGAACTGTAAACTGGCTGTTAAATGTACTTGTAATTTCCTAGCAATTAACTGCAAACAACCCACATGCTGTTTTGTTCTGGTTCAGACCTGGAAGAACCAGACCTTTCTCAGCCCCCTCTTAATCCTGATATCTGAGTAAGGAGAAAGCAAGAAGTCTTCTAACATTTATTTGGGCTTTTGCAGCCATTTTTACACATACCTGTCTTGGTCTGGCAGCTGTGGGGAAAGAAGTGGAGGTAGACATCTGCTCTGTGTTTTTCTGCTTGCCCATGTTCTCCATCTTCCCTTGGCTGGTCAGAAATCAGGTCCCTTTTTATGTTTTGATCAATTTCCCTCTAATGGCCAGGAAATGATTAAGTCTTAAATAAGTACGGTTGTTAGGAACTCACAGAGTCATGAGCTACAGTAACTCAATTTATAACATATCATATTATTACCAGCCATAGGACTTTTTGATGTCCAAGATAAATTTTAgttacctttcattaaaaaaaaatcttaactatgctgtgaagtatgtaaacctcgcgattcacagacctgtacccctggggctaaaaatacgttgtatgtttataaaaaaatttaaaaatttagaaaaaaaaatggtgaaaacaaTCTTAAATATACAACACATTCACATGGttcaaaaaaaatcaatccaattaaaaaaggTGTTTAATAGGAAGTCTTTCTCCCACCCACATCCTATTCTACTGTGTGATCTTTCCCCTTCTGCATGCAGTTTTATTGGATTCTAATGTATCTTTCTAGTGTTTATGCAAATACAAACAAACATGAATACATTTTCCTATTTCCCCTTTTCTTACACAAAAAAGTAACATGATATACATAATATTTGgcatcttattttatttgcagTGAATCCTAGAGATATATTCTATATTAATCCATGTAGCTTTactaatccttttttttctttttttgcaactTCATTAAATCTCCTGAATCTTAAAAGTAAATGTATgtcatatgtttatatattggCCGTAAGGGGGGAAGGATTTGAAATTACTTATCTAACAGAAGGAGTCCTAGAGAtctgatgaaaaatgaaaatgcaggttGAACTGCATTATAGTGAATCTAGTGAGTAATTAAGAGCGGCATTATGTTTATATCCTTAAATGTCTGAACAAGAGTGGAAAATTTTAATCTAAGCACTCATAAAGCTggattttgctttaatttctgAGATTGGAAGGTCATAAGGCATGATCATAGTCAGGTCCACAACATGTACTATTAGCAAACacttacttaaattaaaaatgctattaggAGTGGGGGAGGcaagtgggggatgggtgaaataactGAAGGGGGTTAAAAATACACTTaccgtgatgagcactgagtgatgtatagaattattgaatcactcactatattgtacatctgaaactaagtaacactgtatgttatactggattttttgtaaataataattttttaaaaaaaattctaaaaaataactttaaaaaatgtcctttaaTCTTTAATCCTTTAATCATATTTTAGTAGAAATATCTGTAATTCTGACCCTAGTTAGAAAATgagatctgggggcacctgggtggctcagtgggttaagcctctgccctcgtctcaggtcatgatctcaaggtcctgggatcgagccccacattgggctctctgctcagcagggagcctgcttcccccccaccccccttcctgctgctctgcctatttgtgatctctctctctctctctgtcaaataaataaataaataaagtctttaaaaaaaaaaaaagaaaagaaaatgagatctgGATAATTCAATGGAGTGAAAGACCACAGCCTTTCAAATGCTTGGCTTTATTTAGACTCTGATTAAGAATAGATAATATGCTTTCACTGGGTGTTTTTCAGATAATATAAGCCTTATCTTTGCCTCTGAGCAATATTCTGTGTCTCTACTGTAACACTAGAGCAACAGTTTTTAAGGGGAGAAAATTCCTTATAATTCTTTTACTGTCATTAGAAATATATGGTAGCTGTTCAGTCATTGTTATATTTAATCAAATGAACTACCAGTCCACTCTGTGATATTAACTGGATTGATGTGGGTATCTTATGAATTAGAATTATTAATGAGACCCATTATTTTGTAGGTGAAAGTGTATTTAAAGAAGGAGTTTGAAAAGCATGGTGCAGTGGTGAATGAAAGTCATCATGATGTTTTGGTGGAGGATATTtttgataaagaagatgaagaCAAAGATGGATTTATATCTGCCAGAGAATTTACATATAAACATGATGAGTTATAGAGATACATGTGCCCATTTTATATGGCATGCATCCTTAAAGACAGGacaatcattttttctttaaaagtcttaCTTTTTATAATGTGctgttcttgttctgttttttatttttatatatttttctgactATTATTCGAAGAAGCCCTTAAGATTCCTAAGTGCCTATTTCTTTCTGGTGAGTTattgggaagaaaaaatt
Above is a genomic segment from Mustela nigripes isolate SB6536 chromosome 4, MUSNIG.SB6536, whole genome shotgun sequence containing:
- the FKBP14 gene encoding peptidyl-prolyl cis-trans isomerase FKBP14, translated to MKWGVLSLFLWELLSSSSNMRLFLCNAVLTLLVTSLSGALIPEPEVKIEVLQKPFICHRKTKGGDLMLVHYEGYLEKDGSLFHSTHKHNNGQPIWFTLGILEALKGWDQGLKGMCVGEKRKLTIPPALGYGKEGKGKIPPESTLIFNIDLLEIRNGPRSHESFQEMDLNDDWKLSKAEVKVYLKKEFEKHGAVVNESHHDVLVEDIFDKEDEDKDGFISAREFTYKHDEL